The Providencia sp. PROV188 genome includes a region encoding these proteins:
- a CDS encoding AMP-dependent synthetase/ligase, protein MDASESADRIAFSQWDNGHQSELTWAEVDTKTTAIARQLLAMNVAPQENIGLFAHNSMNWSLVDIAALQIKAVTVPLYATSSIDQAAYIINDANIKILFVGAQEQYQVACQLLTHCPQLSAIIALDDNVALDGQVANSMHLSTFMSLAQPQYQAELDARIAAQNLSDLFTIIYTSGTTGEPKGVMLDYYNMAAQLYLHDNRLELSEDDVSLCFLPLSHVFERAWSFYVMHSGARNVYLTNTNLVKEALTDVKPTVMCAVPRFYEKVYSAVQSKVSQSPFMRRAIFKWAIAIGKQKVKAMAKGKSLSFINNRLYALADKLVLSKIRQGLGGRIRFMPAAGARLDDDVIAFFLSAGVDIKYGYGMSETCATVSCWEANKYPLGSIGTPLSAISVRIGANDEIQVKGPVVMKGYYNRPQETIDTFTADGWLRTGDAGKIDEQGNLYITDRLKDLMKTSNGKYIAPQVIEGVLGQDRFIEHIAVIADARKFVSALIVPCYDSLEEYANSINLKYRDRLELLKDSKIVALFEGRLKELQKNLENFHQVKRFTLLPSNFSMEKGELTPTLKLRRKIISERYRLEIESMYQE, encoded by the coding sequence ATGGACGCGAGCGAGTCAGCGGATCGGATAGCTTTCAGTCAATGGGACAACGGACATCAATCAGAATTGACTTGGGCGGAAGTAGACACTAAAACCACCGCGATTGCCCGTCAGCTTTTGGCGATGAACGTTGCCCCGCAAGAGAATATTGGGCTTTTTGCTCATAATAGTATGAATTGGTCTTTGGTCGATATCGCGGCACTACAAATCAAAGCCGTGACGGTACCTCTCTATGCCACAAGCAGCATTGATCAAGCCGCCTATATCATTAATGACGCCAACATTAAGATCCTCTTTGTTGGTGCTCAAGAACAATACCAAGTTGCTTGCCAATTACTCACACATTGCCCACAGCTCTCCGCTATCATTGCATTAGACGATAATGTTGCATTAGATGGGCAAGTGGCTAACAGCATGCACTTATCGACATTTATGTCCCTCGCTCAGCCTCAATATCAAGCTGAATTAGATGCGCGAATTGCGGCTCAAAATTTAAGTGATTTATTCACCATTATTTATACCTCGGGCACCACGGGTGAACCGAAAGGGGTGATGCTGGATTACTACAATATGGCAGCCCAGCTTTATCTTCATGACAACCGTTTAGAACTGTCCGAAGACGATGTTTCATTATGTTTCCTACCACTTTCCCACGTTTTTGAACGTGCATGGAGTTTTTATGTCATGCACAGCGGCGCGCGCAATGTCTATTTAACCAATACTAATTTGGTGAAAGAGGCTCTTACTGATGTTAAACCAACGGTGATGTGTGCCGTACCGCGTTTCTATGAGAAAGTTTACAGTGCAGTACAAAGTAAAGTATCGCAATCGCCTTTCATGCGTCGTGCAATTTTCAAATGGGCGATTGCGATAGGGAAACAAAAAGTGAAGGCGATGGCAAAAGGTAAATCACTTTCATTTATCAACAACCGCTTATATGCATTGGCAGATAAGCTGGTTCTGAGCAAAATTCGCCAAGGGCTCGGTGGTCGTATTCGTTTTATGCCAGCGGCGGGCGCGCGTCTCGATGATGATGTGATTGCATTTTTCTTATCTGCGGGTGTGGATATTAAATATGGCTATGGGATGAGTGAAACCTGCGCGACAGTTTCGTGTTGGGAAGCGAATAAATACCCATTAGGCTCTATTGGTACGCCGCTTTCTGCCATTTCTGTGCGTATTGGAGCAAATGACGAGATCCAAGTTAAAGGCCCTGTCGTTATGAAAGGCTACTATAATCGCCCACAAGAAACGATAGATACATTCACGGCTGATGGCTGGTTACGTACAGGGGATGCCGGAAAAATCGATGAGCAGGGCAACTTATATATTACGGATAGACTAAAAGATTTAATGAAAACGTCTAACGGGAAATATATTGCGCCACAGGTTATCGAAGGTGTTTTAGGTCAAGATCGTTTTATTGAGCACATTGCCGTCATTGCCGATGCACGTAAATTTGTCTCTGCGCTGATTGTGCCTTGCTATGACAGCCTTGAAGAGTATGCAAATTCAATTAACTTAAAATACCGTGATCGTTTGGAACTGTTAAAAGATTCTAAAATTGTCGCGTTGTTTGAAGGTCGCCTCAAAGAGCTGCAAAAAAATCTGGAAAACTTCCATCAAGTGAAGCGTTTTACACTGTTACCAAGCAACTTCTCAATGGAGAAAGGGGAATTAACGCCTACACTGAAATTACGCCGTAAAATTATTTCAGAGCGCTACC
- the leuO gene encoding transcriptional regulator LeuO, whose translation MTDFDTISTAKKESSDIHLRNVDLNLLTVFDVVMQMQNVTRAAQVLGMSQPAVSNAVSRLKSMFNDELFVRYGRGIQPTSRAKQLFGPVRQALQLVHNELPGAGFDPKQSERAFSLSICSPLDIRLAAIIVDKFKIASPNVQVFIHSFLGNNIAHQLKYQEIDFFLGYNQFEKPEYQHQVLFNDELVLVVANQHPRIEDTINQEMLVSERHAIMAMDNIGSFSKLYYHNTELSHTVSYQGTDLNSVLNIVAQTDLVAIAPKWLVEHHASQLQLRTLSLPWEESSRPCYLTWHESTARDKGHQWMKAQFCQMIEQL comes from the coding sequence ATGACTGATTTTGATACGATCTCAACAGCAAAAAAAGAAAGTAGCGATATTCATCTGCGCAATGTTGATTTGAACTTATTAACTGTTTTTGATGTTGTGATGCAAATGCAAAATGTCACTCGTGCAGCGCAAGTTCTCGGTATGTCTCAGCCTGCAGTAAGTAACGCCGTATCCCGCTTGAAATCCATGTTCAATGACGAATTATTTGTTCGCTATGGGCGTGGAATTCAACCGACTTCGCGCGCAAAACAATTATTTGGACCAGTAAGGCAAGCTCTTCAATTGGTGCATAATGAATTACCGGGGGCAGGGTTTGATCCTAAGCAAAGCGAAAGAGCATTTAGCTTATCTATTTGCTCTCCATTAGATATTCGCTTAGCGGCAATAATTGTTGATAAATTTAAAATTGCGTCGCCAAATGTTCAAGTTTTTATTCATTCTTTTTTAGGAAATAATATAGCGCATCAATTAAAATACCAAGAGATAGATTTTTTCTTGGGATATAATCAATTCGAAAAACCCGAGTATCAACATCAGGTTTTATTTAATGATGAATTGGTTTTAGTTGTCGCTAATCAACATCCAAGAATTGAAGATACTATTAATCAAGAAATGTTAGTGAGTGAAAGACACGCTATTATGGCAATGGATAATATTGGGTCATTTAGCAAACTATATTACCATAATACGGAACTTTCCCACACTGTCAGTTATCAAGGAACTGACTTAAACAGTGTATTGAACATTGTGGCACAAACAGATTTAGTGGCTATTGCACCCAAATGGTTAGTGGAACATCATGCAAGTCAGCTGCAACTGCGTACCTTATCATTGCCTTGGGAAGAGAGTTCTCGCCCATGTTATTTAACGTGGCATGAATCGACGGCGCGAGATAAAGGCCATCAATGGATGAAAGCGCAGTTTTGCCAAATGATAGAACAGCTGTAA
- the leuA gene encoding 2-isopropylmalate synthase, which produces MSNQVIIFDTTLRDGEQALQASLSVKEKLQIAFALERLGVDVIEAGFPVSSPGDFESVQTIAREIKNSRICALARCVENDIDVAAESLKVAEAFRIHVFLATSNLHMQKKLNKTFDGVMDMAINSIKRARRYTDDVEFSCEDAGRTDIDNLCRIVEAAIGAGATTINIPDTVGYTTPYQFGGIISSLYERVPNIDKAIISVHCHDDLGMSVANSISAVQAGARQVEGTINGLGERAGNTALEEVIMAIKLREQMLGVHTNINHKEIYRTSQLVSQLCNTPIPANKAVVGSNAFAHSSGIHQDGVLKNRETYEIMTPESIGLKEQQLNLTSRSGRAAVKHRMEEMGYSEGKDFNLDELYTAFLNLADKKGQVFDYDLEALAFFAKQQDETDHFVMDYFSTQSGSSIVATATVKMQCGETEKSEAATGNGPVDAIYQAISKITNYPMKLVSYQLSAKGQGENALGQVDIVAECFGRRFHGMGLATDIVESSAKAMVHVLNSIWRAEQVEKEKQKISDQELQINTKEAV; this is translated from the coding sequence ATGAGCAACCAAGTTATCATCTTCGACACAACCTTACGTGATGGCGAACAAGCCTTGCAGGCCAGCTTATCAGTTAAAGAAAAATTACAAATTGCTTTTGCATTAGAGCGCTTAGGTGTCGATGTTATTGAAGCTGGGTTCCCTGTCTCATCCCCGGGTGATTTTGAGTCTGTTCAAACTATCGCCCGTGAAATTAAAAATAGCCGTATCTGTGCATTAGCACGCTGTGTTGAGAATGATATTGATGTGGCAGCAGAATCGTTGAAAGTGGCTGAAGCATTCCGTATTCATGTTTTCTTAGCGACATCCAATTTGCATATGCAGAAAAAGTTAAACAAAACGTTTGATGGCGTGATGGACATGGCGATTAACTCTATTAAACGAGCGCGCCGCTACACTGATGATGTGGAATTTTCATGTGAAGACGCGGGTCGTACAGATATTGATAACTTATGTCGCATTGTCGAAGCTGCCATCGGCGCAGGCGCAACCACCATTAATATCCCAGACACTGTCGGCTACACTACCCCATATCAATTCGGTGGCATTATCTCTTCTTTATATGAGCGCGTACCTAACATTGATAAAGCCATCATCTCCGTTCATTGCCATGATGACTTAGGCATGTCAGTCGCTAACTCCATCAGCGCCGTTCAAGCTGGAGCTCGACAAGTGGAAGGTACCATTAATGGATTAGGCGAACGCGCAGGAAATACCGCATTAGAAGAAGTGATCATGGCGATTAAATTACGTGAACAGATGTTAGGTGTGCACACCAATATCAATCACAAAGAAATTTACCGTACCAGCCAGTTAGTTAGCCAATTATGCAATACCCCAATCCCTGCTAATAAAGCGGTTGTGGGCAGCAATGCATTCGCGCATTCATCAGGGATCCACCAAGATGGCGTGTTAAAGAATCGCGAAACTTACGAGATTATGACCCCTGAATCCATCGGCTTAAAAGAGCAACAATTAAACTTAACGTCCCGTTCAGGTCGCGCCGCCGTTAAACACCGTATGGAAGAGATGGGCTATAGCGAAGGTAAAGATTTTAATTTAGATGAGCTGTATACCGCATTCTTGAACTTAGCGGATAAAAAAGGGCAAGTATTTGATTATGATTTAGAAGCTTTAGCCTTTTTCGCGAAACAGCAAGACGAAACTGACCACTTTGTCATGGATTACTTTAGTACACAGTCAGGTTCAAGCATTGTTGCCACTGCGACCGTCAAAATGCAGTGTGGTGAAACAGAAAAATCAGAGGCGGCAACCGGAAATGGTCCTGTTGATGCTATCTATCAAGCGATTAGCAAAATCACAAACTACCCAATGAAATTGGTTTCTTACCAATTGTCCGCAAAAGGTCAGGGTGAAAATGCCTTAGGACAAGTGGATATCGTCGCTGAATGCTTTGGTCGTCGTTTCCACGGTATGGGATTAGCTACGGATATCGTTGAATCATCCGCAAAAGCCATGGTGCACGTATTAAATAGTATTTGGCGTGCAGAACAAGTCGAAAAAGAAAAACAAAAAATCTCTGACCAAGAATTACAAATTAATACAAAGGAAGCGGTGTAA
- the leuB gene encoding 3-isopropylmalate dehydrogenase: MSTNFNIAVLAGDGIGPEVMAQAHKVLNSISKRFAITISTKAYDVGGAAIDNHGEPLPQATVKGCEEADAVLFGSVGGPKWEHLPPDSQPERGALLPLRKHFKLFSNLRPARLYQALEAFCPLRADIAAQGFDILCVRELTGGIYFGQPKGRKGEGAEEYAFDTEVYHRYEIERIARIAFESARKRSHKVTSIDKANVLQSSVLWREVVNQIAKEYPDVEVNHMYIDNAAMQMIKAPSQFDVVLCSNLFGDIISDECAMITGSMGMLPSASLNADGFGLYEPAGGSAPDIAGKNIANPIAQILSASMLLRFSLNQTEAADAIERAVNKALENGYRTADLAGNGQSISTSEMGDIIARYIEEGV, translated from the coding sequence ATGTCTACGAATTTTAATATTGCGGTATTAGCGGGCGATGGAATCGGCCCCGAAGTGATGGCTCAAGCTCATAAAGTCTTGAACTCAATTAGCAAGCGCTTTGCTATCACAATTTCAACCAAAGCCTATGATGTGGGTGGCGCCGCCATTGATAATCACGGCGAGCCATTACCGCAAGCAACAGTCAAAGGTTGTGAAGAAGCTGATGCCGTGTTATTCGGCTCAGTCGGTGGTCCAAAATGGGAACATTTGCCACCGGACAGCCAGCCTGAACGTGGTGCATTATTACCATTGCGTAAACATTTTAAATTATTCAGTAATTTACGCCCTGCTCGTTTATATCAAGCATTAGAAGCATTTTGCCCATTACGCGCCGATATTGCCGCTCAAGGGTTTGATATTTTATGTGTCCGTGAATTAACTGGCGGGATCTATTTTGGTCAGCCAAAAGGACGTAAAGGTGAAGGCGCTGAAGAATATGCTTTCGATACCGAAGTTTATCACCGCTATGAAATTGAACGCATTGCCCGTATTGCCTTTGAATCTGCGCGTAAACGTAGCCATAAAGTGACATCTATTGATAAAGCTAACGTTTTACAAAGCTCCGTATTATGGCGCGAAGTGGTTAACCAAATTGCCAAAGAGTACCCAGACGTTGAAGTGAACCATATGTATATCGATAACGCGGCGATGCAAATGATCAAAGCCCCTTCTCAGTTTGATGTGGTGCTGTGCTCGAACTTATTCGGTGACATTATTTCCGATGAGTGCGCCATGATCACAGGATCAATGGGTATGCTGCCTTCCGCCAGCTTAAATGCTGATGGCTTTGGCTTGTACGAGCCTGCTGGCGGTTCAGCGCCAGATATCGCAGGCAAAAATATTGCCAACCCAATCGCACAAATTTTATCAGCATCCATGTTATTACGCTTCAGTTTGAACCAAACGGAAGCGGCAGATGCTATCGAAAGAGCCGTGAATAAAGCATTAGAAAATGGCTATCGCACTGCGGATTTAGCAGGCAATGGTCAATCAATCAGTACCAGTGAGATGGGTGACATTATCGCCCGTTATATTGAAGAAGGGGTTTAA
- the leuC gene encoding 3-isopropylmalate dehydratase large subunit, with protein MSKTLYQKLYDAHVVREVENEIPLIYIDRHLVHEVTSPQAFDGLRTKNRPLHQPSKTFATMDHNVSTQTKDINACGDMARIQMQELMKNCEEFGVTLYDLNHPYQGIVHVMGPEQGITLPGTTIVCGDSHTATHGAFGALAFGIGTSEVEHVMATQTLKQARAKTMKIEVVGKAPAGITAKDIVLAIIGTTGSAGGTGYIVEFCGDAIEDLSMEGRMTVCNMAIELGAKAGIIAPDETTFNYMKGRQFAPKGQDWDDAVAYWKTLKTDDDAKFDKVITIQAETIAPQVTWGTNPGQVIAINQPIPAPESFADPVERASAEKALAYMGLESGIKLSDVKIDKVFIGSCTNSRIEDLRAAAAIAKGKKVASGVQAIVVPGSGPVKAQAEQEGLDKIFIDAGFEWRLPGCSMCLAMNNDRLNPGERCASTSNRNFEGRQGRAGRTHLVSPAMAAAAAINGHFADVRDIQI; from the coding sequence ATGTCGAAGACTTTATACCAAAAATTATATGACGCTCACGTTGTCCGTGAAGTTGAAAACGAAATCCCTTTAATTTATATCGATCGCCATCTGGTACATGAAGTGACTTCACCGCAAGCGTTTGATGGTTTAAGAACCAAAAACCGCCCGTTACATCAACCAAGCAAAACATTTGCAACCATGGATCATAACGTGTCAACGCAGACTAAAGACATCAATGCCTGCGGCGATATGGCGCGAATTCAAATGCAAGAGTTGATGAAAAACTGCGAAGAGTTCGGCGTAACTTTATACGATTTAAACCATCCATATCAAGGTATTGTCCATGTTATGGGACCAGAGCAAGGTATCACTTTACCGGGTACAACCATCGTGTGTGGTGACTCTCATACTGCCACTCACGGCGCATTCGGCGCATTAGCTTTTGGGATTGGAACATCCGAAGTTGAACACGTCATGGCGACTCAAACTTTGAAGCAAGCGCGTGCCAAAACCATGAAAATTGAAGTGGTGGGTAAAGCGCCTGCTGGGATCACGGCAAAAGATATCGTCTTAGCTATCATTGGTACAACAGGTAGCGCAGGTGGAACAGGCTACATTGTCGAATTCTGCGGTGACGCGATTGAAGATTTGAGCATGGAAGGTCGCATGACCGTCTGTAATATGGCGATTGAATTAGGCGCTAAAGCCGGCATTATCGCTCCCGATGAAACCACCTTTAATTATATGAAAGGTCGCCAATTTGCACCGAAAGGCCAAGATTGGGATGATGCTGTCGCGTATTGGAAAACGTTAAAAACCGATGATGATGCGAAATTTGACAAAGTGATCACCATCCAAGCCGAGACGATTGCCCCGCAAGTCACTTGGGGTACCAACCCAGGGCAAGTGATCGCTATTAACCAACCGATCCCTGCTCCAGAATCGTTTGCCGACCCCGTCGAACGCGCTTCTGCGGAAAAAGCCTTGGCGTACATGGGATTGGAATCAGGTATTAAGTTATCCGACGTGAAGATTGATAAAGTTTTTATTGGCTCTTGCACTAACTCACGTATTGAAGATTTACGCGCTGCGGCTGCCATTGCTAAAGGTAAAAAAGTCGCATCTGGCGTACAAGCCATTGTGGTACCGGGTTCAGGCCCCGTCAAAGCCCAAGCGGAACAGGAAGGCTTGGATAAAATCTTTATCGATGCGGGCTTCGAATGGCGCTTACCGGGCTGTTCAATGTGCTTAGCGATGAACAACGATCGCTTGAATCCGGGTGAACGCTGCGCATCCACCAGCAACCGTAACTTTGAAGGTCGCCAAGGTCGAGCGGGTCGAACCCACTTAGTCAGCCCTGCAATGGCTGCTGCCGCAGCGATTAACGGTCATTTTGCTGATGTTCGTGACATTCAAATCTAA
- the leuD gene encoding 3-isopropylmalate dehydratase small subunit, translating into MDKFIKHVGIVAPLDAANVDTDAIIPKQFLQKVTRTGFGQHLFNDWRFLDDKGQQPNPDFVLNKPVFKGASILLARENFGCGSSREHAPWALTDFGIQVVIAPSFADIFYGNSFNNQLLPIKLSEQQVDEMFSYVNSHEGCQFTVDLEAQTVTAGEKVYTFEIDSFRRHCMMNGLDSIGLTLQHVDQIKDYEQKLPAFMN; encoded by the coding sequence ATGGATAAGTTTATTAAGCATGTTGGGATTGTCGCCCCTTTAGATGCCGCAAACGTCGACACCGATGCCATTATTCCAAAACAATTTTTGCAAAAAGTGACACGCACAGGCTTTGGTCAGCATTTATTTAATGACTGGCGTTTTTTAGATGATAAAGGTCAGCAACCTAACCCTGATTTTGTCTTGAACAAACCGGTATTTAAAGGCGCTAGCATTCTGTTAGCCCGTGAAAACTTTGGTTGTGGTTCATCTCGCGAACACGCGCCGTGGGCATTAACCGATTTCGGTATCCAAGTGGTTATTGCACCAAGTTTCGCCGATATTTTTTACGGTAACTCGTTTAACAATCAGCTGTTGCCAATCAAATTAAGCGAACAGCAAGTGGATGAGATGTTCAGCTATGTGAACAGCCACGAAGGTTGCCAGTTTACTGTCGATTTAGAAGCGCAAACCGTCACCGCCGGCGAGAAAGTGTATACTTTCGAGATTGACAGCTTCCGCCGTCATTGCATGATGAATGGCTTAGACAGCATCGGCTTGACGTTACAGCACGTTGACCAAATCAAGGATTACGAGCAAAAGCTCCCTGCCTTTATGAATTAA
- the sgrR gene encoding HTH-type transcriptional regulator SgrR — translation MSNSRLQTQFVRLWQHFQGKNSETTLQDIADILFCSRRHVRTLLNNMQSHGWLSWQAESGRGKRSTLIFHINGLELQQAQAEQLLKEESIEKLVALVGDKETIRQMVLSELERSYRQGKNLLRIIYYRDFPNLLPGTPMRRSEIHLMSQIFNGLTHLNEEKGEVEDGIAHHWQAINEQHWRFYLRPAIYFHHGREMQVEDIIHSLLRLKQCWPLFSHIHSVTSSQPYVIDVHLSHPDTQFPWLLGSPHAAILPKEWETISGFSQRPIGTGPYEVETNIPQKLTISAFDRYFGYRALLDEVTIWVVPELSEQMVCTTLKMDGDKRHNDSLESRMEEGCYFLLFDQRSDISQREDVRKWLCSFLTPVNLLAHCESFYQRHWAPAYGLLLHWHHSKMLSQRTKPEDLTELTVTFYRHHHEFYAISQIMKRVLETQGVTLKINIVDYDDWFNGDAKSDIWLSTANFYKPLEFSIFATLYEMPLLRQCLGKNLDEELQLWRQQKLDVESWCEGLIDSQIFHPIFHHWLELQGQRTMRGVRMNTFGWFDFKSAWFKPTEDNAQN, via the coding sequence ATGTCTAATTCTCGATTACAAACGCAATTTGTACGCTTGTGGCAGCATTTTCAGGGAAAAAACAGTGAAACCACATTGCAAGATATTGCCGATATTTTGTTTTGCTCTCGCCGTCATGTTCGCACCCTGCTCAATAATATGCAGTCCCATGGCTGGCTCAGTTGGCAAGCAGAATCAGGACGAGGAAAACGCTCCACATTAATTTTTCATATCAATGGATTAGAGCTACAACAAGCACAGGCTGAGCAGCTTTTAAAAGAAGAAAGTATTGAAAAACTCGTGGCGCTCGTTGGCGATAAAGAGACTATCCGCCAAATGGTCTTATCTGAGCTTGAGCGAAGTTATCGACAAGGTAAAAACTTACTGCGCATCATTTATTACCGTGATTTTCCTAACTTACTTCCTGGCACCCCAATGCGCCGCTCTGAAATCCACTTAATGAGCCAGATATTTAATGGATTAACTCACTTAAATGAGGAAAAAGGGGAAGTGGAAGATGGTATTGCTCACCACTGGCAAGCCATTAACGAACAACATTGGCGCTTTTATTTACGTCCAGCTATCTATTTCCATCATGGACGTGAAATGCAAGTCGAGGATATTATCCACTCGTTATTACGATTAAAGCAATGCTGGCCGTTATTCTCACATATTCACTCGGTCACTTCTTCGCAGCCTTATGTGATTGACGTCCATCTGAGCCATCCTGATACGCAATTTCCTTGGTTACTCGGTAGCCCACATGCCGCCATTCTCCCAAAAGAGTGGGAAACCATCAGCGGCTTTAGTCAGCGCCCTATTGGTACGGGTCCTTATGAAGTCGAAACCAATATCCCGCAGAAACTCACCATCAGCGCTTTTGACCGCTATTTTGGTTATCGCGCATTGTTAGATGAAGTGACCATTTGGGTGGTTCCCGAACTTTCTGAGCAGATGGTATGTACCACATTAAAAATGGATGGAGATAAGCGCCACAATGACTCCCTTGAAAGCCGCATGGAGGAAGGTTGCTATTTTCTGTTATTCGACCAACGCTCCGACATTTCTCAACGGGAAGATGTGCGTAAATGGCTGTGCAGCTTTTTAACTCCCGTCAACCTACTGGCGCACTGTGAATCCTTCTATCAGCGCCACTGGGCGCCTGCTTACGGGTTATTGCTTCATTGGCATCACAGTAAAATGCTTTCCCAGCGAACCAAACCTGAAGATTTAACTGAACTAACTGTCACTTTTTATCGCCATCATCATGAATTCTATGCCATTAGCCAAATCATGAAGCGAGTATTAGAAACTCAGGGCGTGACGCTTAAAATTAATATCGTTGATTATGATGATTGGTTTAATGGAGATGCTAAAAGCGATATCTGGCTCTCCACCGCCAACTTTTATAAGCCTCTTGAATTTTCTATCTTCGCTACGTTGTACGAGATGCCGCTATTGCGTCAATGTTTGGGGAAAAACCTCGATGAAGAGTTACAACTTTGGCGCCAGCAAAAATTGGATGTGGAATCTTGGTGTGAGGGCTTGATTGATTCCCAAATCTTCCACCCAATTTTTCATCACTGGTTAGAGCTACAAGGGCAAAGAACGATGCGGGGGGTTCGTATGAATACTTTTGGCTGGTTTGACTTTAAATCAGCTTGGTTTAAGCCAACTGAGGATAATGCACAGAATTGA